The following coding sequences are from one Leptolyngbya sp. NIES-3755 window:
- a CDS encoding hypothetical protein, nitrate reductase-associated (similar to AA sequence:cyanobase_aa:LBDG_30010) — translation MNPFFQFESDFVDSLRCIPMIVRYKLDTCGVKLKLHQWNKFTESDRQKTIELPCTTEDEIRNYHDLLHDLIKERTGETATDLAIEPNPAWNGATIVPESVNTKAKEVGITITQAQWGSLTPIQRFVLIKLSRSSHENANFLPAVKEFHLA, via the coding sequence ATGAATCCCTTTTTTCAGTTTGAATCCGATTTTGTCGATTCCCTCCGCTGTATTCCGATGATTGTTCGGTACAAACTAGATACGTGCGGCGTGAAGTTAAAGCTGCATCAATGGAATAAGTTCACGGAAAGCGATCGACAAAAAACCATAGAGTTACCTTGCACGACAGAAGACGAAATTCGCAACTATCACGACTTGTTGCATGACTTGATCAAAGAGCGAACCGGGGAAACCGCGACCGATTTAGCGATCGAGCCTAATCCTGCTTGGAATGGTGCCACGATTGTCCCTGAGAGCGTTAACACCAAAGCCAAAGAAGTTGGAATTACAATCACCCAGGCTCAATGGGGATCTCTCACACCGATTCAGCGATTTGTTCTGATTAAGCTGAGTCGATCGTCTCACGAGAATGCAAATTTCCTGCCTGCGGTGAAAGAATTCCATTTGGCTTAA
- a CDS encoding nitrate ABC transporter ATPases C and D (similar to AA sequence:cyanobase_aa:LBDG_24170), with protein MQILSTQTSQTEAPSAAPFVEIEGVSKVYPKRDGGENIVLQDVNLTVAEGEFVCVIGHSGCGKSTLLDMVSGFRQPSSGEVRVQGKQVKEPGPDRMVVFQNYSLLPWKTALENIYLAVNSVYPDKSKADKIEIVNQHLAMVGLEEAAHKKPGQLSGGMKQRVSIARALSIYPEVLILDEPFGALDAITKEELQEELLQIWAQHKVTVMMITHDIDEALFLADRIVMMTNGPAANIGEIMTVPFPRPRDRAALMEDPQYYTLRNQALDFLFGRYAHDE; from the coding sequence ATGCAAATTCTCTCAACTCAAACCTCTCAAACCGAAGCTCCGTCAGCCGCTCCCTTTGTCGAGATTGAGGGAGTTTCTAAGGTTTATCCAAAGCGTGACGGTGGTGAAAACATTGTTCTCCAAGATGTCAATTTAACCGTTGCAGAAGGTGAATTTGTTTGTGTGATCGGTCACTCTGGCTGCGGTAAGTCCACGTTGCTAGATATGGTTTCCGGTTTCCGTCAGCCCTCGTCTGGTGAAGTGCGCGTCCAAGGAAAGCAAGTCAAAGAGCCAGGACCCGATCGTATGGTCGTGTTCCAAAACTATTCGCTCTTACCTTGGAAGACTGCATTAGAGAACATTTACTTAGCGGTGAATTCGGTTTATCCTGACAAATCCAAGGCTGACAAAATCGAGATTGTGAATCAGCACTTAGCAATGGTCGGACTCGAAGAAGCAGCACATAAAAAGCCCGGACAGCTATCGGGTGGGATGAAACAACGGGTGTCGATCGCTCGCGCTTTATCGATCTATCCTGAAGTGCTGATTCTTGACGAGCCGTTTGGTGCGCTCGATGCTATCACCAAAGAAGAACTGCAAGAAGAACTTCTACAAATCTGGGCACAGCACAAAGTTACGGTCATGATGATTACGCATGACATTGACGAAGCCTTGTTCCTTGCCGATCGCATTGTGATGATGACGAATGGACCTGCGGCGAACATTGGTGAAATTATGACGGTTCCTTTCCCGCGTCCGAGAGATCGTGCCGCATTGATGGAAGATCCGCAGTACTACACTCTGAGAAACCAAGCGCTCGACTTCTTATTTGGTCGGTACGCTCACGATGAGTAA
- a CDS encoding hypothetical protein (hypothetical protein FJSC11DRAFT_3486;~similar to AA sequence:cyanobase_aa:LBDG_30020) — MRRSLWKSLREGMKDENFLSFLERIEVWVSKLLSIMMLLVIFLSVFQLGRVLVSELTSISAYDYSTKVLFTIFGLFLNVLIAFEILENITAYLKKHVIQVELVIVTSLIAVARKIIILDLEKTAGVDLIALATAIFALSVSYWIVRNVAPKNHH; from the coding sequence ATGCGTCGTTCCCTGTGGAAATCCTTGCGAGAAGGCATGAAAGACGAAAATTTTCTCAGCTTCCTAGAACGCATCGAAGTCTGGGTGTCGAAGCTTTTGTCGATCATGATGCTGCTCGTAATTTTTCTTTCGGTGTTTCAACTCGGCAGAGTTTTAGTCTCTGAGTTGACTTCGATTTCGGCGTATGACTACTCTACAAAAGTGTTATTTACGATCTTTGGTTTGTTCTTGAATGTTCTGATCGCATTTGAGATTTTAGAGAACATTACTGCTTACTTGAAAAAGCATGTGATTCAAGTAGAGTTAGTCATTGTTACATCATTGATTGCGGTCGCTCGGAAGATTATTATCTTAGACTTAGAGAAGACGGCTGGAGTTGATCTGATTGCATTGGCAACCGCGATTTTTGCGCTCTCTGTCAGCTACTGGATTGTTCGGAATGTTGCTCCTAAAAATCATCACTAA
- a CDS encoding FAD-binding protein (similar to AA sequence:cyanobase_aa:LBDG_44180), with protein sequence MVELTGRVIYAGESGYEDARLNFNTRYTASPFAIVFCQSVKDVINAVNWAQTSGIPVRVRSGRHHYEAFSVANDALIIDLNEMEQIQVGQGQTTIQAGAELVPVYETLSAQGVTIPGGSCATVGITGLTLGGGYGLLARWKGLTCDSLRSIEMVTAAGKVIVANSTQNTDLFWALRGGGGGNFGIVTSLTYQTYSIDKVTVYQLSWNWTEIERIIQFWQTWAAETDDRHTSILKLVPESVGSVFVVGQFVGTEAELRQVLAPLLELAPKAISIETLPYIEAVYAFAGLKPGYPKRLAHWHGSQTKFKNASDYVATPLNAAGIATVINFLKQAPSKNIVLQFDSYGGAIAKISSDATAFTHRQVKFNIQYQTYWIKPQDQTVHVNWVRNFRAAMQPHVTGGCYLNYCDRDLTNWQTAYYGNNWQKLKQVKQRFDPGNFFSFEQSVTSQT encoded by the coding sequence ATGGTGGAACTCACAGGACGAGTAATTTATGCAGGTGAATCAGGCTATGAAGATGCACGACTGAACTTTAATACTCGATATACGGCTTCCCCTTTTGCGATCGTATTTTGTCAGTCAGTCAAAGATGTGATCAATGCTGTGAATTGGGCACAGACCAGCGGTATTCCAGTTCGGGTACGGAGCGGAAGACATCACTATGAGGCGTTTTCAGTGGCGAATGATGCACTGATCATTGACCTCAACGAAATGGAGCAAATTCAAGTTGGGCAAGGACAAACAACGATTCAAGCGGGAGCAGAACTGGTTCCAGTGTATGAAACACTCAGCGCCCAGGGTGTAACAATTCCAGGCGGATCATGTGCAACGGTTGGAATTACAGGACTGACACTGGGTGGCGGCTATGGATTGTTAGCAAGATGGAAAGGATTAACATGTGATAGTTTACGATCAATTGAAATGGTCACAGCGGCAGGAAAAGTGATTGTTGCAAATTCAACTCAGAACACAGATTTATTCTGGGCATTGCGCGGTGGAGGAGGTGGAAACTTTGGAATTGTGACTTCGCTGACTTATCAAACGTATTCGATCGACAAAGTAACGGTCTATCAACTCAGTTGGAACTGGACAGAGATTGAGCGAATTATTCAGTTCTGGCAAACTTGGGCAGCGGAGACCGACGATCGACACACGAGCATTCTCAAGTTAGTGCCTGAATCGGTGGGTTCTGTGTTCGTGGTTGGGCAATTTGTAGGAACAGAAGCAGAACTACGACAAGTTTTAGCTCCATTGTTAGAACTCGCTCCGAAAGCAATCTCGATCGAGACTTTACCCTATATTGAAGCGGTGTATGCTTTTGCAGGATTGAAACCGGGCTATCCGAAGCGGTTAGCACATTGGCATGGTTCACAAACGAAGTTTAAGAATGCTTCAGACTATGTAGCAACTCCCTTGAATGCGGCTGGAATTGCAACGGTGATTAACTTTCTCAAGCAGGCACCGAGTAAAAATATTGTGCTGCAATTTGATAGCTATGGAGGCGCGATCGCAAAAATTTCATCAGATGCAACTGCTTTTACACATCGGCAAGTGAAATTCAATATTCAATATCAAACCTATTGGATCAAACCACAAGATCAAACCGTTCACGTCAATTGGGTGCGGAATTTTCGAGCCGCAATGCAGCCGCATGTGACTGGAGGATGCTATCTCAATTACTGCGATCGCGATTTAACGAACTGGCAAACTGCATACTATGGAAACAACTGGCAGAAACTTAAACAAGTGAAACAGAGATTCGATCCAGGAAACTTTTTTAGCTTTGAGCAGAGTGTAACATCCCAAACATAG
- a CDS encoding nitrate reductase (similar to AA sequence:cyanobase_aa:LBDG_24190), producing the protein MAEPTKTLCPYCGVGCGLEVLPPAIPGKAVNRDKDGTPIWNVRGDRAHASSQGMVCVKGATIAESLHKDRLRYPMMRDSLDEPFRRVSWEEALTKVVDRIRTVKFTQGVDAIGMYASGQFQTEDYYIAQKLMKGCLGTNNFDANSRLCMSSAVAGYIQSFGADGPPCCYEDLEQTDCAFLIGTNTAECHPIIFNRFRRYHKKNSNVKLVVVDPRCTETAEAADLHLAINPGTDIDLMYGIAHLLLRWGDIDKAFIESHTNGFEEFKEVIKHYPPDVVAIRCGIAETDLLTAAHYWSRSKRVMSMWSMGINQSSEGTAKVRSIINLHLLTGQIGKPGAGPFSLTGQPNAMGGREAGGLSHLLPGYRLVQVAEHRAQVEQFWQLPAGSISANPGRTAWDMITGLETGEIGMLWVAATNPAVSMPDIERTKAALRRSPFTVYQECYYPTEMADYAHVLLPTTQWSEKTGVMTNSERRITLCPQFRVAPGEARTDWEIFAEVGRRLGYRKQFAFNYAAEVYAEFVRLTHDRPCDQSGLSHTFLREMGATQWPFTNKAESHKQKTEKAKRLYTDLKFHTPDGKARFSNVYSRGLAEPPDDNYPFVLTTGRLYGHWHTQSRTGRIEKIRQMYPNPFIEIHPKDAAKLGIQADELIEVRSRRGMARFPARVTKAIAPGTVFVPMHWGALWADHAEANALTHEVACPDSKQPELKACAVQLIPISAIETSETTVLTHVLASTPS; encoded by the coding sequence ATGGCTGAACCAACTAAAACGCTCTGCCCTTACTGTGGGGTGGGTTGCGGCTTAGAGGTACTGCCGCCTGCAATACCCGGAAAAGCCGTCAACCGCGACAAAGACGGCACACCGATTTGGAACGTTCGAGGCGATCGCGCTCACGCATCGAGCCAGGGAATGGTCTGTGTGAAAGGAGCCACGATCGCAGAATCACTGCACAAAGACCGCCTGCGTTATCCAATGATGCGAGATTCGTTGGATGAGCCGTTTCGACGAGTTTCTTGGGAAGAAGCATTAACCAAGGTTGTCGATCGTATTCGCACCGTGAAGTTTACTCAAGGAGTCGATGCGATCGGCATGTATGCTTCGGGACAGTTCCAAACCGAAGACTACTACATTGCTCAGAAGCTCATGAAAGGCTGTCTTGGAACTAATAACTTTGATGCAAATTCGCGTCTCTGTATGTCTTCTGCGGTGGCGGGATACATTCAAAGTTTTGGGGCTGATGGTCCACCTTGTTGCTATGAAGATTTAGAGCAAACCGATTGTGCTTTTCTGATTGGGACTAACACCGCAGAATGTCACCCAATTATTTTTAATCGCTTCCGCCGCTATCACAAAAAGAATTCTAATGTGAAGCTAGTCGTGGTTGATCCCCGGTGTACTGAAACGGCTGAAGCGGCTGATCTTCACTTAGCCATTAATCCGGGAACAGACATTGATTTAATGTACGGAATTGCTCACCTATTGCTGCGGTGGGGTGATATCGATAAAGCATTCATTGAATCCCACACCAATGGCTTTGAAGAGTTCAAAGAAGTCATTAAGCACTATCCACCTGATGTGGTTGCGATTCGATGTGGAATTGCTGAAACTGATTTGCTAACCGCTGCACATTATTGGAGCAGATCGAAGCGGGTGATGTCGATGTGGTCGATGGGGATCAATCAATCTTCAGAAGGAACCGCAAAAGTTCGATCGATTATCAATCTACATTTGCTCACTGGACAGATTGGTAAGCCTGGAGCCGGACCTTTTTCGCTCACTGGGCAACCGAATGCAATGGGTGGACGCGAGGCAGGTGGACTGTCTCATTTATTGCCGGGATATCGATTAGTGCAAGTTGCAGAACATCGTGCCCAAGTCGAACAATTCTGGCAGCTTCCAGCGGGTTCGATCTCTGCAAATCCAGGTCGAACCGCTTGGGATATGATCACCGGACTTGAAACCGGAGAGATTGGAATGCTTTGGGTAGCAGCAACCAATCCTGCTGTGAGTATGCCAGATATTGAACGAACGAAAGCAGCACTTCGTCGATCGCCATTCACGGTCTACCAAGAATGTTACTATCCAACAGAAATGGCGGACTATGCTCATGTGTTACTGCCCACAACACAATGGAGCGAAAAAACCGGAGTGATGACTAATTCCGAGCGGCGAATCACCCTCTGTCCACAGTTCCGAGTCGCACCGGGTGAAGCTCGAACCGATTGGGAAATCTTTGCAGAAGTTGGACGTAGATTGGGCTATCGGAAACAATTTGCCTTTAACTATGCCGCAGAAGTCTACGCTGAATTTGTTCGTTTAACGCACGATCGACCCTGTGATCAATCTGGATTAAGCCATACCTTCCTACGCGAAATGGGTGCAACTCAATGGCCCTTTACCAACAAAGCCGAATCACACAAACAAAAAACTGAGAAAGCAAAACGTCTTTATACCGATCTAAAATTCCACACTCCAGATGGTAAAGCGCGTTTCTCGAATGTCTACTCACGCGGACTCGCAGAACCCCCAGACGATAACTATCCATTCGTGCTAACCACTGGACGATTGTATGGACATTGGCACACTCAGAGCCGCACTGGACGGATTGAGAAAATTCGCCAAATGTATCCCAATCCCTTCATTGAGATCCATCCCAAAGATGCAGCGAAATTAGGGATTCAAGCGGACGAACTGATCGAAGTACGATCGAGGCGGGGCATGGCAAGATTTCCAGCAAGAGTCACGAAAGCGATCGCGCCTGGAACTGTCTTTGTCCCAATGCACTGGGGCGCACTCTGGGCAGATCACGCAGAAGCGAATGCGTTAACTCATGAAGTGGCATGTCCCGATTCAAAACAGCCTGAACTGAAAGCGTGTGCGGTGCAATTAATTCCGATTTCCGCGATCGAAACAAGCGAGACGACTGTGCTGACTCATGTTCTCGCTTCTACGCCATCTTAG
- a CDS encoding hypothetical protein (protein of unknown function DUF1830;~similar to AA sequence:cyanobase_aa:LBDG_24180) has product MTSILCYYSNQSRLIQQIRLQTNPHSSLDRIVFPGEKFIFEALPEGLLEIYTYTATGLQLLQTIACEQLQVLQRYSAELET; this is encoded by the coding sequence ATGACCTCAATCTTGTGTTACTACAGCAATCAATCCCGGCTGATTCAGCAAATCCGATTACAGACGAACCCGCACTCATCACTCGATCGCATTGTATTCCCCGGCGAAAAATTTATATTTGAAGCCTTACCAGAAGGGCTACTAGAGATTTATACTTACACTGCAACTGGATTGCAGTTACTTCAAACGATCGCCTGTGAGCAGCTACAAGTCCTACAACGCTACTCAGCAGAACTTGAGACATAA